One window of Mucilaginibacter inviolabilis genomic DNA carries:
- a CDS encoding glycoside hydrolase family 95 protein, with protein MIKKITCFSLFLTQTLWVFTAGAQQVNPGLHQKSLTVWDDKPAKTWMTEAYPIGNGRIGGMVFGGLAQEHIQFNEISLWTGDENETGAYQAFGDLYIDFKGKDSTQKIPANYRRQLDISKAVQQISYTDGGVTYQREYFCSFPGKVMVLHFTANKKGAYSATIKLKDAHNTKVTENGVMLKIKGKLDNGLAYYAGLTVKVDGGTAYVEPDSKGEPQLTIKKANGFTVLLAAATDYSNQREQHWRGESPEVKVGQALTATWSKTYAQLLAAHLQDYQALFGRVAIDLGNTPAEQAALPTYKRLTAYKTKGDPQLEALLYQYGRYLLISSSRKGGLPANLQGLWNESNNPPWRSDYHSNINIQMNYWLAEPTNLSECHFPYLDYINSMREVKKESTRKQYPGVRGWTVKTENNIYGGSSFLWNTPGSAWYMQGIWEHYAFTQDKAYLKSFGYPILKEVVEFWDDHLKRRPDGTLVSPLGWSPEHGPTEDGVTYDQEIVYDLFTNYIQAADVLGIDKTYRDRVADMREHLLKPKIGKWGQLQEWETDRDDPKDTHRHSSNLFGLHPGSRISTLKTPELAKAAKVSLLARGDVSTGWSMAWKMNFWARLQDGNHAYTILNNFITLVGGSGVNYNEGGGLYANLFCAHPPFQIDGNFGYTAGVTEMLLQSQTGELQLLPALPKTWPTGSVQGLRARGDFEIVNMEWKDGKIVKLSIKSLAGGECKLQSPNALKTASQVSKTDGAGNDVAYSFKTEKGKVYDFVGN; from the coding sequence ATGATTAAAAAGATTACTTGCTTTTCGCTTTTCTTAACGCAAACCCTATGGGTATTTACCGCAGGTGCCCAACAGGTAAATCCAGGTCTGCATCAAAAAAGTTTAACGGTTTGGGATGATAAACCCGCCAAAACCTGGATGACCGAAGCCTATCCCATAGGTAATGGCCGCATAGGCGGTATGGTATTCGGCGGATTGGCGCAGGAGCACATCCAGTTTAACGAGATCAGTTTATGGACGGGCGACGAAAACGAAACCGGCGCTTACCAGGCCTTCGGCGATCTGTACATTGATTTTAAGGGTAAAGATTCAACCCAAAAAATACCGGCAAATTATCGCCGTCAGCTGGATATTAGTAAGGCCGTACAACAGATTAGCTATACCGATGGGGGCGTGACTTATCAACGCGAGTATTTTTGCAGTTTCCCTGGCAAAGTGATGGTATTGCACTTTACCGCCAATAAAAAAGGCGCTTATTCTGCCACTATTAAATTAAAAGATGCCCACAACACTAAAGTTACCGAAAATGGCGTCATGCTGAAAATTAAAGGTAAATTGGATAACGGCCTGGCATACTATGCCGGGCTTACAGTTAAAGTAGATGGTGGTACTGCATATGTTGAACCGGATAGTAAAGGGGAGCCGCAATTAACTATTAAAAAAGCAAATGGTTTTACCGTATTACTGGCTGCAGCTACTGATTACAGTAACCAACGTGAACAACACTGGCGCGGCGAATCCCCGGAAGTAAAAGTAGGACAAGCCTTAACGGCGACTTGGAGCAAAACCTATGCGCAACTGTTAGCTGCCCATTTACAGGATTATCAGGCATTGTTTGGCCGTGTAGCTATTGACCTGGGTAACACCCCGGCAGAGCAGGCCGCTTTGCCCACATACAAACGACTTACAGCTTATAAAACCAAAGGCGATCCGCAATTAGAGGCCTTGTTATATCAATATGGCCGCTATTTGCTCATCAGCTCCTCACGTAAAGGAGGCCTGCCAGCCAATTTGCAGGGCCTTTGGAACGAAAGCAATAACCCACCATGGCGCAGTGATTACCACTCCAACATCAATATCCAGATGAACTACTGGCTGGCCGAGCCTACTAATCTTTCAGAATGTCATTTCCCATACCTCGATTATATTAACAGTATGCGCGAGGTGAAAAAGGAAAGTACCCGCAAGCAGTATCCCGGCGTTCGCGGCTGGACGGTGAAAACCGAGAACAATATTTATGGCGGTTCCAGCTTTTTGTGGAACACTCCCGGCAGCGCCTGGTATATGCAGGGCATCTGGGAGCATTATGCCTTTACACAGGACAAAGCCTATTTGAAAAGCTTTGGTTATCCTATTTTGAAAGAGGTAGTGGAGTTTTGGGATGATCACCTGAAACGTCGCCCTGATGGTACGCTGGTATCGCCGCTGGGCTGGTCGCCAGAGCATGGACCTACCGAAGATGGGGTTACTTATGACCAGGAAATAGTATACGACCTGTTCACTAACTACATTCAGGCCGCTGATGTTTTAGGCATCGACAAAACATACCGCGATCGCGTAGCCGATATGCGAGAGCACCTGCTAAAACCAAAAATTGGTAAATGGGGTCAACTGCAGGAATGGGAAACCGATCGTGACGATCCGAAAGATACGCACCGCCATTCTTCAAACCTTTTCGGTCTGCACCCGGGCAGCCGCATCAGCACGCTCAAAACACCTGAGTTGGCCAAAGCTGCTAAAGTAAGCTTACTGGCCCGTGGTGATGTATCAACAGGCTGGTCGATGGCCTGGAAAATGAATTTCTGGGCACGTTTACAAGATGGTAACCACGCTTATACCATTCTGAACAATTTTATAACGCTGGTTGGTGGTTCCGGAGTAAATTATAACGAAGGCGGCGGTTTATATGCCAACCTTTTTTGTGCGCATCCACCATTCCAAATTGATGGAAACTTTGGCTACACAGCCGGCGTAACCGAAATGCTGCTGCAAAGCCAAACCGGCGAACTGCAATTATTACCCGCGTTACCCAAAACCTGGCCAACAGGGAGTGTACAGGGCCTGCGTGCCCGTGGTGATTTTGAGATCGTGAACATGGAATGGAAA
- a CDS encoding L-rhamnose mutarotase, with the protein MKRFCIAIICLLTFSACDHPQQQQSTAHVVKVKRFGMITGLKPEKMAYYKKLHAAAWPGVLKKIKECNIRNYSIYIQKIEGKYFLFSYFEYVGADFDKDMALMAADTTTQRWWKETNPTQNPLPEAAAQQKIWQNMQEVFHTD; encoded by the coding sequence ATGAAAAGATTTTGTATAGCGATCATCTGCCTGCTGACTTTTTCAGCATGTGATCATCCTCAGCAGCAACAATCAACTGCTCATGTTGTCAAAGTAAAACGCTTTGGTATGATAACCGGCTTAAAACCCGAAAAGATGGCTTACTATAAAAAGCTGCACGCTGCCGCCTGGCCTGGGGTATTAAAAAAGATCAAAGAATGCAACATCCGTAACTACTCCATCTACATTCAAAAAATAGAGGGTAAGTATTTTCTGTTCAGCTATTTTGAATATGTGGGGGCCGATTTTGATAAAGACATGGCCCTGATGGCTGCCGATACCACCACCCAGCGCTGGTGGAAAGAAACCAATCCCACGCAAAATCCACTGCCCGAGGCGGCAGCTCAGCAAAAAATATGGCAAAACATGCAAGAGGTTTTCCATACCGATTGA